From one Alicyclobacillus acidocaldarius subsp. acidocaldarius Tc-4-1 genomic stretch:
- a CDS encoding NAD-dependent epimerase/dehydratase family protein, giving the protein MRVVITGGSGLLGPWVIREFLSAGYDVLNVDTRPPAEELCPTVLADLTDLGDCYQVLQGADALVHLAALPRVGIRTDAATFALNTVSTYNVLEAAGSLGIRKAVITSSESSYGLVFAKHPFAPKYVPVDEDHPQLPQDAYGLSKVVNELTAETLYRRYGMQIVSFRLGNVIAPHMYRNFPDFIKKPEVRKNILWSYIDARDAAVAYRLAVEKDGLGCVKLNIAADWTSMDLTNGELLAACYPEVTDIRVDPNGYETLLANRKAKEVLGWQPIYHWRDEVAKL; this is encoded by the coding sequence ATGCGCGTCGTCATCACCGGAGGAAGTGGCCTGTTGGGCCCGTGGGTCATTCGCGAGTTTTTGAGCGCGGGCTACGACGTGTTGAACGTCGACACGCGCCCGCCCGCTGAGGAACTGTGCCCCACTGTCCTCGCGGACCTCACGGATCTCGGAGACTGTTATCAGGTGCTTCAGGGCGCCGACGCTCTGGTCCATCTCGCCGCATTGCCTCGCGTCGGCATCCGCACGGACGCGGCCACCTTCGCGCTCAACACGGTGTCCACGTACAACGTGCTGGAGGCGGCGGGATCGCTCGGCATACGCAAGGCCGTCATCACGTCGAGCGAATCTTCGTATGGACTCGTGTTCGCCAAACATCCGTTTGCGCCGAAGTACGTGCCTGTCGATGAGGATCACCCGCAACTGCCCCAGGACGCCTACGGCCTGTCGAAGGTGGTCAACGAGCTGACCGCGGAGACGCTCTATCGGCGCTACGGCATGCAGATTGTGTCGTTCCGGCTCGGCAACGTCATTGCGCCCCACATGTACAGAAACTTTCCTGACTTCATCAAAAAGCCAGAGGTGCGCAAGAATATCCTCTGGTCGTACATCGATGCGCGGGACGCCGCGGTGGCGTACAGGCTGGCCGTCGAGAAGGACGGCCTAGGGTGCGTCAAACTGAATATCGCCGCGGATTGGACCAGCATGGATCTGACGAACGGTGAGCTTCTCGCGGCGTGCTACCCCGAGGTCACCGATATCCGCGTCGACCCGAACGGCTACGAGACGCTGCTCGCCAACCGGAAGGCCAAAGAGGTGCTCGGTTGGCAGCCGATTTACCACTGGCGAGACGAAGTCGCGAAGCTCTGA